One Burkholderia sp. 9120 genomic window, CATCCGGCAATGCCTGCGGCACACGTTCGAGCGCCAGTTCGAGCACCTTGTCGATCCAGCGGACCGGCACGATTTCGATTGCGTTCTTCACGTTGTCCGGGATCTCCGTCAAGTCCTTGACGTTTTCTTCCGGAACCAGCACCAGTTTGATACCGCCGCGATGCGCCGCCAGCAGCTTCTCTTTCAGGCCGCCGATCGGCAGAACTTCGCCACGTAACGTGATTTCGCCTGTCATCGCGACATTGGCACGCACCGGAATTCCGGTCAGTACCGACACCAGCGCGGTCGTCATCGCGATACCGGCCGAAGGACCGTCCTTCGGCGTCGCGCCTTCCGGCACGTGGATGTGAATGTCCTGCTTCTCGAACGCTTCGTCCTTAATACCGAGACGACGCGAGCGCGAACGAACCACCGAACGTGCTGCCTCGACGGATTCCTTCATCACGTCGCCGAGCGAACCCGTGCGAATCACGTTGCCTTTACCCGGCATCACCGCAGCTTCGATGGTCAGCAGATCGCCGCCCACTTCCGTCCACGCGAGACCCGTGACCTGGCCAACCTGATTTTCCTTCGCCGCCAGACCGAAGTCATACTTGCGCACGCCAAGGAACGTGTCGAGGTTGCTGCCGTCGACCTTCACCGCGCCTTCCGCCTTCTTCAGCAGAAGCATCTTCACGACCTTGCGGCAGATCTTCGAGATTTCACGCTCGAGCGAACGTACGCCCGCTTCACGCGTGTAGTAACGAATGATGTCGCGGATCGCTGTTTCCGTCACATCGACCTCACCTTCCTTGAGGCCGTTGTTCTTCTTCTGCTTCGGCAAAAGATAACGTTGCGCGATGCTGACCTTCTCGTCTTCCGTGTAACCCGACAGACGGATCACTTCCATCCGGTCGAGCAATGGCGGCGGAATGTTCAGCGAGTTCGACGTCGCCACGAACATCACGTCCGACAGATCGAAGTCGACTTCGACGTAGTGATCGGCGAACGTATGGTTCTGTTCCGGATCGAGCACTTCGAGCAAGGCCGACGACGGATCGCCGCGGAAATCCTGACCCATCTTGTCGACTTCGTCGAGCAGGAAGAGCGGATTGCGCACGCCGACCTTGGTCAGGCTTTGAAGAATCTTGCCGGGCATCGAACCGATGTACGTACGACGGTGACCGCGAATCTCGGCTTCGTCGCGCACGCCGCCGAGCGCCATACGCACGAACTTGCGGTTCGTGGCGCGAGCGATCGACTGACCCAGCGACGTCTTACCGACACCCGGCGGCCCAACGAGGCATAGGATCGGCGCTTTCACCTTGTCGACACGTTGCTGGACCGCGAGATACTCGAGAATGCGTTCCTTCACTTTCTCGAGACCGAAGTGGTCTTCGTCGAGCACGCGTTCCGCATTCGAGAGGTCGTTGTTGACCTTGCTCTTCTTGCGCCACGGCAGGCCGATCAGCGTGTCGATGTAGTTACGCACGACCGTTGCTTCAGCCGACATCGGCGACATCAGCTTGAGCTTCTTCAGCTCGGCGTCGGCCTTCTTCTTGGCTTCCTTCGGCATGCGGGCAGCCGTGATGCGCTTCTCGAGTTCCTCGAGATCCGCACCTTCTTCACCTTCACCGAGTTCCTTCTGGATCGCCTTGACCTGCTCATTCAGGTAGTACTCGCGCTGGCTCTTCTCCATCTGGCGTTTGACACGCCCACGGATGCGCTTTTCGACCTGCAGGATGTCGATCTCGGCTTCGAGTTGCGCGAGCAGATGCTCGAGACGCTCGATCACCGGGAACATTTCGAGGATGTGCTGCTTCTGGTCGAGCTTCAACGGCAAATGCGCCGCGATCGTGTCGGCCAGACGGCCAGCCTCGTCGATACCCGACAGCGACGTCAGGATCTCCGGCGGGATCTTCTTGTTCAGCTTCACATACTGGTCGAACTGCGACACGATCGCGCGGCGCAGCGCTTCAGTTTCAGCGCTGTCGGCGTGGTCGGGTTCGAGCGGCATGACTTCGCACGAGAACTGCGTTTCCTGTTCTTCGATGGAAAGCGTCTTCGCGCGCTGCAAGCCTTCGACGAGCACCTTCACGGTACCGTCGGGCAGCTTCAGCATTTGCAGGATGTTGGCAATACACCCTAC contains:
- the lon gene encoding endopeptidase La, with amino-acid sequence MSGTQLLPPERITLPLLPLRDVVVFPHMVIPLFVGRPKSIKALEAAMEGGKHIMLVAQKTAAKDEPTEKDMYEVGCIANILQMLKLPDGTVKVLVEGLQRAKTLSIEEQETQFSCEVMPLEPDHADSAETEALRRAIVSQFDQYVKLNKKIPPEILTSLSGIDEAGRLADTIAAHLPLKLDQKQHILEMFPVIERLEHLLAQLEAEIDILQVEKRIRGRVKRQMEKSQREYYLNEQVKAIQKELGEGEEGADLEELEKRITAARMPKEAKKKADAELKKLKLMSPMSAEATVVRNYIDTLIGLPWRKKSKVNNDLSNAERVLDEDHFGLEKVKERILEYLAVQQRVDKVKAPILCLVGPPGVGKTSLGQSIARATNRKFVRMALGGVRDEAEIRGHRRTYIGSMPGKILQSLTKVGVRNPLFLLDEVDKMGQDFRGDPSSALLEVLDPEQNHTFADHYVEVDFDLSDVMFVATSNSLNIPPPLLDRMEVIRLSGYTEDEKVSIAQRYLLPKQKKNNGLKEGEVDVTETAIRDIIRYYTREAGVRSLEREISKICRKVVKMLLLKKAEGAVKVDGSNLDTFLGVRKYDFGLAAKENQVGQVTGLAWTEVGGDLLTIEAAVMPGKGNVIRTGSLGDVMKESVEAARSVVRSRSRRLGIKDEAFEKQDIHIHVPEGATPKDGPSAGIAMTTALVSVLTGIPVRANVAMTGEITLRGEVLPIGGLKEKLLAAHRGGIKLVLVPEENVKDLTEIPDNVKNAIEIVPVRWIDKVLELALERVPQALPDEEPKPATPVATESGKDVGATEVVKH